Genomic window (Cucumis sativus cultivar 9930 chromosome 2, Cucumber_9930_V3, whole genome shotgun sequence):
ATCAATCTTTACAATGCATTCAATTGTAGTTATATTGAATAGTTCTTCAAAATAGAGTTGCAACCAGAACATAATTCTCAGACTAACCAGACATTGGCgaaaaattagttaatttcaTGTGGGATTTTGTTCACCATTCTTGTCTTTTGGCCCAAACCAAAAAAGGGCTTTGGTGAATGAGCTATTCATTTGCGGCttgttgttttgttgatgTCACTGACATTTTTTGTCTTAATACATTTTGTTTCTGATGTTGCAATTCACAATTTGAAACAGAGCCATACAGAGTATGTGAACAGCATTcatttctctttgtttttgtttattttattttatttttgttttcctcgTGGGATGGTAGACCAAACCTTGACTTCTAAGAAAAAAGACCGTGCCAATTATCGTTGAACTAAGGTGTTATTACATTTTGGTCTGAAGAggattgtttttgttaaagaataaataaattttggtacTGATATTCACAATTCCAAACAGAGCATGGAGAAGGACTTCAAATTCTCCATTATGAAGTTGGGCAGAAGTATGATGCGCATTATGATTTCTTTGATGATGAGTTCAACCTCAAAGAAATAGGCCAAAGAATGGCCACCCTCCTCATGTATTTGTAAGATTCTAATTTGACAATCTCTCAAACTCATCTAACCTCTTCCCTAGTTTCTCTCTGAATCGATACCAATACCAATGCAGGTCGGATGTTGAAGAAGGGGGCGAGACGGTGTTCCCGGCTGCGAAAGGAAACTTTAGCTCTGTGCCATGGTGGAATGAACTGTCTAAATGTGGTAAAGGTGGACTCTCTGTAAAACCAAAAATGGGAGATGCTTTATTGTTCTGGAGCATGAAGCCGGATACTACCTTAGACCCTACAAGTTTACATGGTGagtccttttctttttgctccCTATTTTACTTCAGCATACCAAGATTGGTTACATCTAAATTATCCTCCCTATTCTTTTGTATTGATATGTAGGTGCCTGTCCTGTCATTAGAGGGAACAAATGGTCATGTACAAAGTGGATACAtgttaatcaattaacatgaggtgagttacattttttttaaaaagttattctATATACATCATTTATATATCACAAGGTGTCCAACTTGGTCGTTAAAAgaatatcataattaaaaaatggacattttcaaatataattttgtaaatatatttttttccttacttTGCAAAATAATTCTACCAATAAAACTtgaaatagtatatatatatattatttcctGTAAAAGTAGATTgtgtgctttttttttaaaaaaaaaactaatttgagTTGTAtgattttatatgaaaatatgatttaaaaagataatttgcAAATTGCAGGGTGTATTGAAAACACACTTTGTTGGGGAAGAAGACAATTGGAAGACCACagatgattttctttttaacattatactttttttagtttaatttgttatcCACCCTCtcatattttacatatttagtTGTCAGCATAATGCACGAAAAGTTTGAGATATTAATACCATGGGGTGGTAGATTTGAATTATGTATCTTGTGGTCAGTTGAGCtaaattcatgtttaaaaaaaagtaattctttttttacaaaacaaatgttttctttcaactttaaattttttaccttttttttataacatcgttccattttaaataatattttagcgacattttcaaatataacgaaataaaaaaaatatttacaaagtatAACGAAGTTTAAGATTCTATCAATGCACTAATAGACAACAATAAAAGTTCAtcaatgaaaatgaatatgaaaaacaaaagtttgtgaataaaaatttgattcaaaCGTCATTTTAGCGTGGCAAATGTAAGAAGTGAgaatggagaagaaagggaaagaagaagagagaaaaaaaaaaggttatatctaattttaaaacaaggtttaattaaaaaaaaagttgaactttgccgtttgttttaaaatatgttagatatatatttctaaaagttttaacTTTAGGGTGAAAATTTGAACGAATAGATCGAAACAAGTGTAGCAATAATTTAGATTAGAGCATGGTAgtcacaaatattttaaatatgttaaaacGTTTTTGTAGCCAAGTGAATTTGAACTATAAATTTCTATGGTTAAGTTGTATTAAGATCTCttttatatgttaaaaaatatacaaaatggCTTAAACatctataattaataattaatttttgtttaatttttactgCATAAAATAAGGTTGAAGTTAGTGGTGAATGgataacataaaacaaatatgatAATGATGGTAGAATGTTAGTATTAAATCCTTAATATACTATATTTGATGGGTTAGTTGAGTTTGTGAAATTTATGTACACAAAATCTAaccttattaaaataattatttggggAAGAAAGTATTGgaataaaagaatgagaagactttgaaaatgattcaataaacaaaagaaatggtttGGTTTCTATGTATGGCCTCCCAAGGTCAAGTATAATAGAGCCTAAACCTTGTGCAGCCAACCATATTCGTCATGACTTCTTCTCCCCTCcaacaaagaataaaatagaagaaaacttTTTGGTCCAATTTTGGTAGATGTTTAataagattatttttaaatataaaaaaattaaccaacttatttataaatatagcaaaatatcaatCTATCAAtagattttatcttttagtgaTAAAACAGTTCATGTGGGTGTGTCCTAGAACGAAGCAACCATTTAAGTCATCATCTCATCTCatgttatagttttaattatctttgatttatattcaaaatagttttgtaaaattttttaaaggtCAAATATAGTATTACAAACTTTTGGAAGGATACTAAAATCCCGTTTTGgtaatgagttttttttttaaatttagttttataaacaCACTTTCAtctctaaatttctttatttgttatcaACTTTTCATGAGTGGTTTAAAAAGcaagttaaaatttgaaaactaaaaaaaaatagatttcaagaagttgttttagttttttaaatttgattaagtaggagagttaaatttgtgaagataaagttaaaaaaacagAGGATACTTACtgtgtataatatatagatgagtcatttctttcattttcaattggttttaaaatgaatCTAGCATCGTGAGCCGAActtgaataaagaaaatacttaaaaactaaaaataaaagggatATCAAGACGGATAGTATATATGTGATGTGCatatataatatcatatatGTGTGTAAATTGCCTTACACTTTGGAATTaaataaattccaaaattagtctcttctcctctctccttcgtcaggaaaaaaagaaaaaagaaacagctTTAAAGCAAAACGAAtagagaaaatcaaaatcatagACTGTGGGCGCACACAAATCCAATCCTCCAATTACCCACCAAAATttctctcccactttcttcgATGGCTAATTTTCTCAAACCCCACTTactatatattcattttcctttcatttccaCCTCCCGTGTTTCAGAATCGCCTTGttgttttgattcttttctAGCCTCTTCATTCTGTCAATGGCAATATCTAAAGGGAAGTACATCAAGTTACAGGGTAGGAAATGGTCCACATTCCAGCTTTCGAAGATGATCATGGCCCTCGTTTTGGCACTTGGGTTTTTCATGCTTATTGCTCTTCGCTTCTTCTCTCCTCCTGAAACTTCTCACCACCGTTTCTCTTCCGTCCGGCATACAGCATTTCTAAGGTAATCTGGTAATGCAATGGGTGTGATTCTTTAAGCTTGTTTGTTACAGGAATCAACTGATTTTGATTTCCATTTTGGTAATATTGTTGTTGTAGTGATGGGTTGGGGAAGAGAGGGGATCAGTGGGTTGAGTTCATTTCTTGGGAGCCTAGAGCTTTTGTATATCATAATTTCTTGGTAAGTTTTTAGaattgtggttttttttttttggaaaaaaaaaaggaaattttgttttgttaaaatgGTTGGCTGATATTGGAATGGCGTTGGACAGTCCAAAGAAGAATGCTTGTACTTGATTAGTCTTGCAAAACCCCACATGGAGAAATCAACTGTGGTTGATAGCAAAACTGGCGAGAGTGTGGATAGCAGGTATgtctttatcattttctttgttgtcCTTTTACTAACAGAAACAGAACTTGTCAATTATTGACTATGAACTAACTCTGGTGGGGCTTACACTATGACACATTTAAAAGTGTAAGAAAAAGTAATCTCAAAGAGAGTAAATTTGAACtaaactcatattttaaaGATGATTTATCTATATTTAGTCGTTTCTCATAAGTTATCTCTTTAGGAATTGATTGGTCGGTTCGGTTCTTGAAAAATCAGTTCGGTAAAAGTCCAATCTGAACTGACTACAATAGAATGGTTATGTATAATAGAAGGGTATAAAGTAGAACAGTACAATTACAATGAACAAGGCAAacttataacttttttctGTACAATGCCATGTCCACAGGGTGCGAACCAGTTCTGGGATGTTTCTGAATAGAGGGCAGGACAAAATCATCAGAAACATAGAGAAAAGAATAGCAGATTTTACATTCATTCCCATAGgtaaataattcaaaactttcatatcACCACGGCTTATTTAGAAATACTTTTCAaaacagtttttgaaaacatgttCGAACCTCTGTTTTTTGCtagttgttttattttgtctgTGTTAGTGATTTCATTCAATATATCAATCTTTACAATGCATTCAACTGTAGTTATATTGAATAATTCTTCAAAATAGAGTTGCAACCACAACATAATTCTCAAACAAATCTTTGTTGGACTAAACAAACATTCGcgaaaaattagttaaaattcATGTGGGATTTTGTTCATTATTCTTGTTTTTGGCCCAAACCAAAAAGGGCTTTGGTGAATGAGCTATTCATTTGCTGCttgttgttttgttgatgTCACTGGCATTTTGGTCTTAATACATTTTGGTTAGTGTTTGATTGTTAGATTATTAGACTTGTCTCGTTTATTATCATTAACAAAGAGGATTGTTtctgttaaaaaaaacattttggtaaTGATATTCACAATTCCACACAGAGCATGGAGAAGGACTTCAAATTCTCCATTATGAAGTTGGGCAGAAATATGATGCGCATTATGATTACTTTGTTGATGAGTACAACATCAAAAAAGGAGGCCAAAGAATGGCCACCCTTCTCATGTATTTGTAAGATTCTACTTTGACAATCTCTCAGACTCATCTACCCTCTTCTCTAGTTTCTCTCTGAATCGATACCAATGGCAATGCAGGTCCGATGTTGAAGAGGGGGGCGAGACGGTGTTCCCAGCTGCAAAAGGAAACTTCAGCTCTGTGCCATGGTGGAATGAACTATCTGAATGTGGCAAAGGTGGACTCTCTGTAAAACCAAAAATGGGAGATGCTTTATTGTTCTGGAGCATGAAGCCCGATGCTACCTTAGACCCTACAAGTTTACATGGTTAGTCCTTTTTACTTTTCCTCCCTATTTAACTTTAGCATTAGAAGATTGGTTACATCTAAATTATCCTCCCTAATCTTGTTTTTGATATGTAGGTGCCTGTCCTGTCATTAGAGGGAACAAATGGTCATGTACAAAGTGGATGCATgttgataaatatatttaaccaTGAGGTGagttacattttttgaaagatTATTCTGTATACatcattataaaaatatatattttttccttattgtGCAAAATAAATCTACCAATAAAACTAGAAATAGTGTATATATTTCCTTTAAATGTAAATTgagtacttttcttttttaaacaaattaatttgtgttgaatttgtatatttaCATGGAGACATTTTGAAGTgcaatagttttttctttttatgatcatttgttatttttcttgaacATAAAAGAACAATTGgcaataataaatttcaagaaattataaatgaataatgtAACATAATTTATCCATTTATCCTCGAATATTTGTATGATTTAAAGAGATTATTTCCAAATTGCAGGGTGTAATGAAAGCACTTTGTTGGGGGAAGAAGACAATTGGAAGACCAcatatgattttcttttttaacattatattttatagcTTAATTTGTTATCCATCCTctttaattttacatattttgttgttaatataatatagaaaaagttcatttttttaaagcagaaaatttcttttaagtttaaattttacatgTTCCatttaaggttatttttttacattgatAAACATTGATCAATTAAATCTATTtgtatctattattgatataatttaaaattttgttatattttaaataattttgtcatttacaataatttttctaacttttttgaTATGTTAAGTGTAGCAATAATCTAGCATATGGTATGGTtcatgtcaaaaaaaaaaaaaaaataatgtggatttgaaatacaaattttgtttatcctgtcaaagaaaattaaagaaaaaaaaaagtctattaAGATCACttttatatgttaaaaaaatatactaaaaagaCTCAAcacataaataattattattttgtttttgttttagttaatggATATTTTAGGTCTTAAACCTAATTAACTACTTTTTAGTATTAAATTAGTTAACCAATCAAACTATTAAGAATAGccttttgtttaattatatttattttatttttacttcatAAAATCcatctttaatattattaaattatttagtttacTTTAGTTGATTATTATCtgttatttcatatttgtttattaatttccCAATAGttttattacataatttagtaatactttttcattaatattttattataaacacAATTAGAGGGGTTTGTTAATACTTTTTACCCAACACATGTTTTTACCTTTTTGATTGGATAATATCTAAACTATCTTTGTGATTATAATAAGGtgagtttttaattaaagttgtgCTAATTGAAGATGgatatattaattaacatgCCTTCAAAAATTGTCaactataatataatataaatatttctaatgGTGAAAATTAATTACCATATTGAATTGCAGGGGTTTGCTGCCCATCCATCATATACCCTTCagatattttgattgatatatttatatttttttattggtttcatCTTGATTTGAGGTGAATCCATATTTCCACAAACAACCAAATGTTACTAATGTAAATTAGATGGTATAAACCAAATGTGTCTCGGGTGCATCAATACCAATCTCTCTTGCTTATTCAAATTTCTCTTGCTTTGTGAATATGAACAAAACAGTtgtttgtgtatttttctCACTTTCATTATTctgttaatattttatgagtGTTGTTGGTAGCAAAAATATGAACATAAAAGCTCACATTTACGTGTTCTAagcaatatattttaatttagagaagaaagaaaacgtcagataaaaataaaaaaaaagagatgtgTTCTACGAGACTTTTGATGCTTAAATTAATATGTAGTGAAGAGTTGGAGCAAACTAGAAGTAGGAAGAATAACTTACCTTTTGTGGAGGTATGGACTCTTGAAAGACATAGGCTTTAGGATTTCTAATGTCAATTCAGGTCGTATCATAATAAGGGATTAAGAACTTCACCTATATAGGAAATGGGCCTTTGAATGTAAAAGAGAGTGACCTCGACCTTGGGACATTGTAGTTAGGTTGTTGCTTGGTTTGAAGTGGCCTCGACTTTGGCCTCCAAGGTCGAAAATGGCATATGTTGCTTGaaccaattttctttcttctctcgGTCTCTCTCTTCCTCCCTTGGCTCCTTCTTATACTCTTTTCACCCTTATAACTACtcttatttcaattttatgctTAATGTACTCTTTCCAACTTGTGACTCTAGCACCAAAATGACCTATATCAATTAacttaactaaaaaattaaatataaacttagttgaatttaattttataaaaaactaaaagaaaaaaaatgaaaaataacatTGACATCAAAGAGACCAAATGATTTGTTTAGTAAAGGGAAGAAAAGGACACCTGTTAAATTAACTTATAAAAAGTACTTAATTATGTCTTCAAATGTTTCTTATTTGGGATTCTTTGAGAAGTaccttcaaattcttttttaaaaaattgagtatcttcaaataatcaattattctcttttattacaaaagttgagaaaggaaatatatttaataaaagccTATTTTGGCCTAAagaattcatttatttatcttcatACCAAGGTGTCGCAAGcatgtataataataatattacaatatCGATAATGATGGATAATAATAGATGATAGTGTAGTATAGACATTgtcatattttaattcattttactatctttgaaaaaacatatacATTAGGCATGATgcttagaaataaaaaaaaaaattcatttttacgTTTCATCATTCTCAAATGGATCgataattttaacatttaaaccTTCTCAAATCCTCCAAAGTAAGTAAGTATGTATGTGTTTTTACGTATATAGATGTAccgtatacatatatatatatatatatatatatacacatatatatcaaagGCCATGAAAACAATTCAAGATTAAGcctgtattaattttttttaaaaaaaagtcacaCAAACACCTTAACTTAAACCATGCAAAATACCTAAACCTAGCAACAAATTTAAGTgggataaatatatattaagtaacaatttgatttttgaaaatcaaatttataaaccttGCTTGTACCTATGAACTTCTTTGATATGTAATCTACCTTTTACGTGTGtattttagaaattcaaactaaattttttaaaactaaaatagaaagtAGTAtagttttaaagtttgtttttgctttttagATTTAGCTAAGAAttcaatgttttgttttggatgAATCAATTCTAAAGATTTAGTAGGGAGTGGGAAAACGAACATAGATTATAAGGAGTGGATGACAATACTGTAAACTTAACAATGAAGTAGTGTTTACGTATAAGACTTCAAgattaatttatgagaaatACATGAATGAATTGAGATTACATTTGAACGAGAGatctttagaaaattataaaaatatatggttAAGAAATGCTTAAAAGAATtggtaaaataattatattacttatactaaaaatgatacacatttttcattgatCAATCATAAGAATTGCAAAATTAAACGTACTTATGTTAGAGCGATTCTATTTCTAGATACCCTCTTGAGAAAGTTCCTAAAAATACATATGAGCGAGTACAAAACACAATGGAATGACCTGgaatcattaaattttaaatctaaatcgTTGAGAGTTATCAAattggattttaaatctaaatcgTTGAGAGTTATCAAATTGGATTACTGGTTaatccaaattcaaattttaatttaatagatttAGAAATTCAACATTAAAATCGCCCAAGACtaaataagtaattaaataagtagatcacacacatatatacaccAAAACAATTTAACTTAGCACTTATGAAACCTTTCTTGTAACTAAGACACGCCTTTAAACTACATCTTCATGGGGGAAAGACCTAAAGAGTAAAGAACTTCTCAAAGTTggaaagaacaataataataaaattaaattataaacaatcaatcctattatttaaaaccaaaagagaaattaaagtaaaagaagGCATTAGCTGACAAATTATTCtccattaattattaacaattacaaaatttaatcaGTTTgctattcctttttttctttgttcttgtttGTAGGGTTtcctttaaacaataataatatatacaattttctAAGAACAAAtcataaccaaaaaaaagaaagaaaaattctttGCTAAAACTTAGACTTTATTTCAAGTGGTCCATATTTCCTTAATGCTTGTTTTGTGGATTCTCTTTCAAAGTagcaataaattaattaattaggttttggttttttgttagACTTTCAAAAAGATGTCACACATCatataaacaatataatatacacacacacatacacatatgcattattaattaaattaatgtgaAAGCAAGAAAAGATTAGTATACCCTCTCCCCCCCCAattgttgttattaatttaaagCCCCaagattattttaatgaaataggatagattaaaaaaatccaatttgATCTTTTTAGTGGGCTCCATGGGGGGTATTGACACCTTCACCCAATAGAATGTTGTAAGCAAAAgtgatttcaaaattaatatattatatacatattgaGAGTTAAATTTACTCATAGGGCAGTGACATGTGATTCCATGTGAAGAGGGTCCTCCCTTGTTGCCCCAAGAACCCTAggattcttttcatttaaccATTTCATTCCTATTAGTTTTGTCTAATTACTATAACCTAATCCTAATCTATCTTTACTATATTCtcttttgataattatttaagtttagCTTATTAGcattcgttttctttttccactactatatatttaataatgtgTTTTCTCTCTCTCGTTTTTTACCTTAAGAgttcaaactttctttttagataattttttaaaatccttATGGTCTATATGGATCGAAAGAAATAAGaggatatttaatttaacaggAAAGAAATATCTCTACCGGTGTTATGAGAAGATATCCAAGCTCTCACTGGCTTCTGGACTAGTCACTCTGCCCGTTTTCAGAAACTATACACTCTGCTAGTAGCATAACTTTAAACTTCAATGCTTTTTAATGCTTTCATCGGGGCTTTGGGGTTTTGGGTCTCATAGGCTTCTCTCTACCTTTTTTGTATTCCTTACTTCTTGTACTGActcatattattaatgaaaCAGAAATGATGAGAGTGCTAAAGAGGTGTCCACATGTACACCTAGTGGAGATATCTTGGTGCACCTACTGACccatagtatatatttttcaaaaaaaaaaaacttttttagaCGTTTCAAATAGTAATACAtaaatttttggttttgtttaagcaaaaactattttagttattaaatatttgtaattattaaaatataaacataaatatttaataataaaacaaaactaaaaactcaattttcattttctccacCTTACATTAAAGATAAAGGTAAGATTTCTTCTAGTGTTTTGACGATTCCTGTCTGTACAATAAAtaattctctcttctttttttttttaactttacgtgaattttttatttgtttttaattaaaaattattttagaattttttaaattttccctATACATTCCAAGCTAATATATAACTAGtttagataaaaatattttagcatTGTTCTTAAAAGGaggtaaaatatatatataattaattaggttataggttatatatatatataaaataaaaatattgttatttgagcaattggttatatatatatatatatagttgtttTTAGAGTTTGGATAGAATagctttgtttttaaaagtcaATTTATCTGATAAGattttcttacaaattttttattttgtaaaaattattaaaaattaaagtcaaAATGTAAAAACGCCTacttgcatatatatatatatatatatatataaacaactatttgtttgataaggtttattttttagctttctgtttttcttcatttctaatctactttaatttcaatatcacttttgaaattatagtCAAAGCAcaactataaatttttaaaaccctattttttttctgaaaatattttctatatatatataagtaattattttatataaaaatgagatattttgaaatacattaaaataagataaaataataattttctctcATCAACTCAACAACTATTTATTGCCTTATATATTATCAAGTAATAGACACCaatagatatttattttttttcttacaactTTGTGTTTTAAGCATGTTAGTTTAAAGAATGAGTGAGATTTTTCTTCAACTCTTACCAACTATACACCCGTCCCAAACTATATCTATGTGTTTATCATAATCTGATCGATTCTTCC
Coding sequences:
- the LOC101218099 gene encoding probable prolyl 4-hydroxylase 3 — encoded protein: MAISKGKYIKLQGRKWSTFQLSKMIMALVLALGFFMLIALRFFSPPETSHHRFSSVRHTAFLSDGLGKRGDQWVEFISWEPRAFVYHNFLSKEECLYLISLAKPHMEKSTVVDSKTGESVDSRVRTSSGMFLNRGQDKIIRNIEKRIADFTFIPIEHGEGLQILHYEVGQKYDAHYDYFVDEYNIKKGGQRMATLLMYLSDVEEGGETVFPAAKGNFSSVPWWNELSECGKGGLSVKPKMGDALLFWSMKPDATLDPTSLHGACPVIRGNKWSCTKWMHVDKYI